In Kitasatospora gansuensis, a genomic segment contains:
- the moaA gene encoding GTP 3',8-cyclase MoaA, producing the protein MYTAPPPLVDRYGRVHTDLRVSLTDRCNLRCTYCMPAEGLNWLPKAEVLTDDEIVRLVRIAVTRLGIRSIRLTGGEPLLRRGLPGLVARLTELGPEVSLTTNGIGLARTAAELKNAGLHRVNVSLDTLRPERYAEITRRDRIADVFAGLAAAQAAGLAPVKINAVPVRGVNEDEILDLVEFAAEHGYLMRFIESMPLDAQGAWERDKMITADELLAVLTERWELIPVGRHGNAPAEEWRIAGTDTVVGVIASVTRPFCGGCDRVRLTADGQLRNCLFATQESDLRALLRGDADDAAIERAWRNTIARKGPGHDINSADFVQPDRPMSAIGG; encoded by the coding sequence ATGTACACCGCACCTCCCCCGCTGGTGGACCGGTACGGCCGGGTCCACACCGATCTGCGGGTCTCCCTCACCGACCGCTGCAACCTGCGCTGCACGTACTGCATGCCGGCCGAGGGGCTGAACTGGCTGCCCAAGGCCGAGGTGCTCACCGACGACGAGATCGTCCGGCTGGTGCGGATCGCGGTCACCCGACTGGGCATCAGGTCGATCCGGCTGACCGGCGGCGAACCGCTGCTCCGGCGCGGCCTGCCCGGCCTGGTCGCCCGGCTGACCGAGCTCGGCCCCGAGGTCTCGCTCACCACCAACGGCATCGGCCTGGCCAGGACGGCCGCCGAGCTGAAGAACGCCGGACTGCACCGGGTGAACGTCAGCCTGGACACCCTGCGGCCCGAGCGCTACGCCGAGATCACCCGCCGGGACCGGATCGCCGACGTGTTCGCCGGGCTGGCCGCCGCGCAGGCCGCCGGGCTGGCACCGGTGAAGATCAACGCGGTGCCGGTGCGCGGGGTGAACGAGGACGAGATCCTCGACCTGGTCGAGTTCGCCGCCGAGCACGGGTACCTGATGCGGTTCATCGAGTCCATGCCGCTGGACGCCCAGGGGGCCTGGGAGCGGGACAAGATGATCACCGCGGACGAGCTGCTGGCGGTCCTGACGGAGCGTTGGGAGCTGATCCCGGTCGGGCGGCACGGGAACGCCCCGGCCGAGGAGTGGCGGATCGCCGGGACGGACACCGTGGTCGGCGTGATCGCCTCGGTCACCCGGCCGTTCTGCGGTGGCTGCGATCGGGTCCGGCTGACGGCCGACGGGCAGTTGCGGAACTGCCTGTTCGCCACCCAGGAGTCCGATCTGCGCGCCCTGCTGCGCGGCGATGCCGACGACGCCGCGATCGAGCGGGCCTGGCGCAACACGATCGCCCGCAAGGGGCCGGGACACGACATCAACTCGGCCGACTTCGTCCAGCCGGACCGGCCGATGTCCGCGATCGGCGGCTGA
- a CDS encoding MFS transporter, producing the protein MSAPTALRTARRRYLTVSFLCWLPVGLTIAPLVLLLGERGITLAGVAGLVAAYSLTAAALELPTGGLSDVLGRRPVLAAAGLLSLVALTLQALGTAVWLLALGAVLKGAARALFSGPAESWYVDTVQAISGPDAELRTGLARGSSAASAALALGTLLGGVLPWLLGSRFGLDLGAATAGLVLPLSVPLLLGAAVEIAVVGYVLTALPEPARPPVTVRDVLRGVPATVLDGLRLGGRDVLLRRVLLSAGAAGAALAAVELLAPGRSAALTGRPESGAVLLAGLACAGFVCSGVGSQLAPTVARLAGSGERAVLASLGTGAVGLLLLAITVPYAGPAALLLAATGYGLLYLGLGAAGPNESDLLHRRVTEAGRATALSVQSLALQLTGAAAGLTAGALPAGPLPWLLGGAALLAGALLWSGRRKPAPTTVPTAQLSRRSRTSAGPAGRSRPS; encoded by the coding sequence GTGAGCGCGCCGACGGCCCTCCGTACCGCCCGCCGCCGCTATCTGACGGTCAGTTTCCTCTGCTGGCTGCCGGTGGGCCTGACCATCGCTCCGCTGGTCCTGCTGCTCGGCGAACGGGGCATCACCCTGGCCGGCGTCGCGGGCCTGGTCGCCGCCTACTCCCTCACCGCCGCCGCGCTCGAACTGCCCACCGGCGGGCTCTCCGACGTCCTCGGCCGCCGCCCCGTGCTCGCGGCCGCCGGCCTGCTGAGCCTGGTCGCGCTCACCCTCCAGGCCCTCGGCACCGCAGTCTGGCTACTCGCCCTCGGGGCGGTGCTCAAGGGCGCGGCCCGCGCCCTGTTCAGCGGCCCGGCCGAGTCCTGGTACGTCGACACCGTCCAGGCGATCTCGGGGCCCGACGCGGAGCTGCGCACCGGCCTGGCCCGGGGCAGCTCGGCGGCCTCCGCCGCGCTCGCCCTCGGCACGCTGCTCGGCGGCGTCCTGCCCTGGCTGCTCGGCAGCCGGTTCGGCCTCGACCTGGGCGCCGCCACCGCCGGGCTCGTACTCCCGCTCTCCGTCCCGCTCCTGCTGGGCGCGGCCGTCGAGATCGCCGTGGTCGGCTACGTGCTGACCGCCCTGCCCGAGCCCGCCCGACCGCCCGTCACCGTGCGCGACGTGCTCCGGGGCGTCCCGGCCACCGTGCTCGACGGGCTGCGGCTGGGCGGCCGCGACGTCCTGCTCCGCCGGGTGCTGCTGAGCGCCGGAGCGGCCGGAGCCGCCCTGGCCGCCGTCGAACTGCTCGCCCCCGGCCGGTCCGCCGCCCTGACCGGCCGACCCGAGTCGGGAGCGGTCCTGCTGGCCGGGCTCGCCTGCGCGGGCTTCGTCTGCTCGGGCGTCGGCAGCCAGCTCGCCCCCACGGTCGCCCGGCTCGCGGGCAGCGGCGAGCGGGCGGTGCTGGCGAGCCTGGGCACCGGCGCGGTCGGCCTGCTGCTGCTCGCGATCACCGTGCCGTACGCCGGCCCGGCCGCCCTGCTGCTCGCCGCCACCGGCTACGGCCTGCTCTACCTCGGACTCGGCGCGGCCGGGCCGAACGAGAGCGACCTGCTGCACCGCCGGGTCACCGAGGCGGGACGCGCCACCGCCCTCTCCGTCCAGTCCCTGGCCCTGCAACTCACCGGCGCCGCCGCCGGATTGACCGCGGGCGCGCTGCCGGCCGGGCCGCTGCCCTGGCTGCTCGGGGGCGCGGCTCTGCTGGCCGGGGCCCTGCTCTGGTCGGGCCGACGCAAGCCGGCCCCGACCACCGTGCCGACCGCCCAGCTCAGCCGCCGATCGCGGACATCGGCCGGTCCGGCTGGACGAAGTCGGCCGAGTTGA
- a CDS encoding ArsR/SmtB family transcription factor yields the protein MTSDDDRHRLLDPAQDAAALKALTHPLRIRLLGLLRQDGPATASELAARTGESSASTSYHLRVLAKYAFVAEATHRDGRERRWQAVHAVTSWSNEAMAATPDGRASLSLLRRRQVEHLETSLAQHEQDVATGRLGPDWLEPSGISDLMPRLTPESLAELWQTFERKLTELTARDEHDPRAAQVMVLAAGLPLASPEPAADTE from the coding sequence ATGACCTCCGACGACGACCGGCACCGCCTGCTCGACCCCGCCCAGGACGCGGCGGCGCTGAAAGCGCTCACCCACCCCCTGCGGATCCGCCTGCTCGGCCTGCTGCGCCAGGACGGCCCCGCCACCGCGAGCGAACTCGCCGCCAGGACCGGGGAGTCCTCCGCCTCCACCAGCTACCACCTGCGGGTGCTGGCCAAGTACGCGTTCGTCGCCGAGGCCACCCACCGCGACGGGCGGGAGCGCCGCTGGCAGGCCGTGCACGCGGTGACCTCCTGGAGCAACGAGGCGATGGCGGCCACCCCGGACGGCCGGGCCTCGCTCAGCCTGCTCCGGCGCCGCCAGGTCGAGCACCTGGAGACCTCGCTGGCCCAGCACGAACAGGACGTCGCCACCGGACGGCTCGGCCCCGACTGGCTGGAGCCGTCCGGGATCAGCGACCTGATGCCCCGTCTGACGCCCGAGTCGCTGGCCGAGCTGTGGCAGACCTTCGAGCGGAAGCTCACCGAACTGACCGCCCGCGACGAGCACGACCCGCGCGCCGCCCAGGTGATGGTCCTCGCCGCCGGACTGCCGCTGGCCTCGCCCGAGCCCGCCGCGGACACGGAGTGA
- a CDS encoding HNH endonuclease family protein — protein MRARRTALSATALLLLITPALAACSSGASSQDQAGPAALGTNPLQNPDGTKPGLGPITSPEDRKTARDLIAKVATAESGGKAGYDRDQFGPPWTDNVDGVPLGHNDCGTRDDLLARDGKSLEHKDGSKCVVTGMTIYDPYTGKTVQWNKQQAGKIQIDHVMALSYDWQMGAAKWDKAKRVQIANDPLNLIPADGSQNAAKGDSGPAEWLPANEAVRCSYAVRFAQVSLKYQLPVTPADKKVMLTQCAG, from the coding sequence GTGCGCGCCCGCCGTACCGCCCTGTCCGCGACCGCCCTCCTCCTCCTGATCACACCCGCACTGGCCGCCTGCAGCAGCGGCGCCAGCTCCCAGGACCAGGCCGGCCCCGCCGCCCTCGGCACCAACCCGCTGCAGAACCCGGACGGCACCAAGCCCGGCCTCGGCCCGATCACCTCCCCCGAGGACCGCAAGACCGCCCGCGACCTGATCGCCAAGGTGGCCACCGCCGAGAGCGGCGGCAAGGCGGGGTACGACCGCGACCAGTTCGGCCCGCCGTGGACGGACAACGTGGACGGCGTCCCGCTCGGCCACAACGACTGCGGCACCCGTGACGACCTGCTCGCCCGGGACGGCAAGTCCCTTGAGCACAAGGACGGTTCGAAGTGCGTGGTGACCGGGATGACCATCTACGACCCGTACACCGGCAAGACCGTCCAGTGGAACAAGCAGCAGGCCGGCAAGATCCAGATCGACCACGTGATGGCGCTGTCCTACGACTGGCAGATGGGCGCCGCCAAGTGGGACAAGGCCAAGCGGGTCCAGATCGCCAACGACCCGCTCAACCTGATCCCCGCCGACGGCTCGCAGAACGCCGCCAAGGGCGACTCGGGCCCGGCCGAGTGGCTGCCCGCGAACGAAGCGGTGCGCTGCTCCTACGCGGTCCGGTTCGCCCAGGTCTCGCTCAAGTACCAGCTCCCGGTCACCCCGGCCGACAAGAAGGTCATGCTCACCCAGTGCGCCGGCTGA
- a CDS encoding ArnT family glycosyltransferase: MTTTSSPPPTSEPWPEAANYPPPETPEPPARATVEPLFPPVGLPAADPKGPTSWAGRLRTLPTRAWRGRPDDPAWARPALLGLLAATALLYFWNLSASGWANSFYSAAVQAGSQSWKAFFYGSSDAANFITVDKAPMSLWPMALSVRIFGLNSFALLAPQVLMGVATVGTVYATVRRRFSPLGGLVAGAVLALTPVAALMFRFNNPDALLVLLLTLAAYGLVRATETASTRWMLFVGVMLGFGFLTKTLQAFLVLPAFALVYLLVAPTGLGRRVLQLLYGAGAMIASAGWWVAIVELTPAADRPYIGGSQDNSFLSVTFGYNGFGRLTGEETGSVGGGGGRGGQGGGWGETGITRLFDGDIGGQIAWLLPAALLLLLVGLWATRRAPRTDSARTAFLVWGGWLLCTALTFSYMSGIFHQYYTVALAPAVAALVGMGVDGLWRARRQLPYAALLGLAVGGTAVWGYVLLGRATDFLPWLRWAVLVGGLLAAVALLAGTRLPARLAGRVGAAAGLIALAAALGGPAAYAADTVSTAHTGSIPTAGPRVQGAMGMGGPGGMRTRGGADDGRMSFPAGGQLPPGGGAFPQGGGAFPQGGGQPGGQTGGQAGGMPTGQFPQGGTGETGGRGAMGGGMGGLINGAQVSAELAALLKQDADQYTWIAAAVGSQNQASYQLATGAPVMALGGFNGSDPSLTLDAFKQYVQEGKVHYFIGGAGGGMAGAEGRTGGGSMGGSSQSAEIAAWVAATFTAQTVGGTTVYDLTTGN; this comes from the coding sequence ATGACCACGACCAGTTCCCCTCCTCCCACCAGTGAACCGTGGCCCGAGGCTGCGAACTACCCGCCGCCGGAGACCCCCGAGCCCCCGGCACGGGCCACGGTCGAACCACTGTTCCCGCCCGTCGGGCTCCCGGCGGCCGACCCCAAGGGTCCGACCTCCTGGGCCGGCCGGCTGCGTACGCTGCCCACCCGCGCCTGGCGCGGCCGCCCGGACGACCCGGCCTGGGCCCGCCCCGCGCTGCTCGGCCTGCTGGCCGCCACCGCGCTGCTGTACTTCTGGAACCTGAGCGCCTCCGGCTGGGCCAACTCCTTCTACTCGGCCGCCGTCCAGGCCGGTTCGCAGAGCTGGAAGGCGTTCTTCTACGGCTCCTCGGACGCGGCCAACTTCATCACCGTCGACAAGGCGCCGATGTCGCTCTGGCCGATGGCCCTCTCGGTCCGGATCTTCGGGCTGAACTCCTTCGCCCTGCTGGCCCCGCAGGTCCTGATGGGCGTGGCCACCGTCGGCACGGTGTACGCCACGGTGCGCCGCCGGTTCTCCCCGCTCGGCGGCCTGGTGGCCGGTGCGGTGCTGGCCCTCACGCCGGTCGCCGCGCTGATGTTCCGGTTCAACAACCCGGACGCGCTGCTGGTGCTGCTGCTCACGCTCGCCGCGTACGGCCTGGTCCGGGCCACCGAGACAGCGAGCACCCGGTGGATGCTCTTCGTCGGTGTGATGCTCGGCTTCGGCTTCCTCACCAAGACACTGCAGGCCTTCCTGGTGCTGCCCGCCTTCGCCCTGGTGTACCTGCTGGTCGCGCCGACCGGGCTCGGCCGTCGGGTGCTCCAACTCCTGTACGGCGCCGGGGCGATGATCGCCTCGGCGGGCTGGTGGGTGGCGATCGTCGAGCTCACCCCCGCCGCCGACCGGCCCTACATCGGCGGCTCGCAGGACAACAGCTTCCTCTCCGTCACCTTCGGCTACAACGGCTTCGGCCGGCTGACCGGCGAGGAGACCGGCAGCGTCGGCGGCGGTGGCGGTCGCGGCGGCCAGGGCGGCGGCTGGGGCGAGACCGGCATCACCCGGCTGTTCGACGGCGACATCGGCGGCCAGATCGCCTGGCTGCTGCCCGCCGCACTGCTCCTGCTGCTGGTCGGCCTCTGGGCCACCCGCCGGGCCCCGCGCACCGACAGCGCCAGGACCGCCTTCCTGGTCTGGGGCGGCTGGCTGCTCTGCACCGCGCTGACCTTCAGTTACATGTCCGGCATCTTCCACCAGTACTACACGGTGGCGCTGGCCCCGGCGGTGGCCGCGCTGGTCGGCATGGGCGTGGACGGCCTCTGGCGGGCCCGCAGGCAGCTTCCGTACGCGGCCCTGCTGGGCCTGGCCGTCGGCGGCACCGCGGTCTGGGGGTACGTCCTGCTCGGGCGCGCCACCGACTTCCTGCCTTGGCTGCGCTGGGCGGTGCTGGTCGGTGGCCTGCTGGCCGCGGTCGCCCTGCTCGCGGGCACCCGGCTGCCCGCCCGCCTCGCCGGGCGGGTCGGTGCGGCCGCCGGGCTGATCGCACTGGCCGCCGCGCTCGGCGGACCGGCCGCGTACGCGGCGGACACCGTCTCGACCGCGCACACCGGCTCGATCCCGACCGCCGGGCCCCGGGTCCAGGGCGCGATGGGCATGGGCGGCCCGGGCGGGATGCGCACCCGCGGCGGCGCGGACGACGGCCGGATGTCCTTCCCGGCCGGCGGCCAACTCCCGCCCGGCGGCGGGGCGTTCCCGCAGGGCGGCGGCGCATTCCCGCAGGGCGGCGGCCAGCCTGGCGGCCAGACCGGTGGCCAGGCCGGAGGGATGCCCACCGGGCAGTTCCCGCAGGGCGGCACCGGCGAGACCGGTGGTCGCGGCGCGATGGGCGGCGGCATGGGCGGCCTGATCAACGGCGCCCAGGTCAGCGCCGAGCTGGCCGCGCTCCTGAAGCAGGACGCCGACCAGTACACCTGGATCGCCGCGGCGGTCGGCTCGCAGAACCAGGCGAGCTACCAACTCGCCACCGGCGCACCGGTGATGGCCCTCGGCGGCTTCAACGGCTCCGACCCCTCGCTCACCCTGGACGCGTTCAAGCAGTACGTCCAGGAGGGCAAGGTGCACTACTTCATCGGCGGCGCGGGCGGCGGCATGGCCGGCGCGGAAGGCCGGACGGGCGGCGGCAGCATGGGCGGCTCCAGCCAGTCCGCCGAGATCGCCGCCTGGGTCGCGGCCACCTTCACGGCCCAGACGGTCGGCGGCACCACGGTCTACGACCTGACCACCGGCAACTGA
- a CDS encoding alpha/beta hydrolase yields MPSLTGNLIQIIAILLAVAAFVATLSLWPKLAGRGWKSWTGRLGAFLVTQVTVLVAMGLVANSYFGFYTTWSDLLGTDGAPGTVVEQQPGKPVAVRGEQKVYSSQGSARERAGVIQQVEIKGASTGISSDAYVYLPPQYFQPGYADRKFPMALVLAGYPGSAEKLISLMEYPASALTAIEAGKLPPTVLVMMRPTVVGNRDTECVDIPNGPQVETYFAEDLPKAVTASYRVSEQPGQRAVIGNSTGGYCALKFALRRPDSYRTAISLSGYYAAPTDVTTGDLFGGNEQLERENDVLWRLRNTPPSPVALLLATSYNEQNYPATQQMVAAFKAPTKLATITLDSGGHNFHTWTREIPPALEWLGKQLTPVQPV; encoded by the coding sequence GTGCCCAGCCTGACCGGAAACCTGATCCAGATCATCGCCATCCTGCTCGCGGTGGCCGCCTTCGTCGCCACCCTGTCGCTCTGGCCGAAACTGGCCGGCCGCGGCTGGAAGTCCTGGACCGGCCGGCTCGGTGCCTTCCTGGTGACCCAGGTCACCGTGCTGGTGGCGATGGGCCTGGTGGCCAACTCCTACTTCGGCTTCTACACCACCTGGAGCGACCTGCTCGGCACCGACGGCGCGCCCGGCACGGTGGTCGAGCAGCAGCCCGGCAAGCCGGTGGCGGTCCGGGGCGAGCAGAAGGTGTACTCCTCGCAGGGCTCGGCCCGCGAGCGCGCGGGCGTGATCCAGCAGGTCGAGATCAAGGGCGCATCCACCGGGATCAGCAGCGACGCGTACGTCTACCTGCCGCCGCAGTACTTCCAACCGGGTTACGCCGACCGCAAGTTCCCGATGGCGCTGGTGCTGGCCGGGTATCCCGGGTCGGCGGAGAAGCTGATCTCGCTGATGGAGTACCCGGCTTCCGCGCTGACCGCGATCGAGGCCGGGAAGCTGCCGCCGACCGTCCTGGTGATGATGCGTCCGACCGTGGTCGGCAACCGGGACACCGAGTGCGTCGACATCCCGAACGGGCCGCAGGTGGAGACCTACTTCGCCGAGGACCTGCCGAAGGCGGTGACGGCCTCCTACCGGGTCTCCGAGCAGCCGGGCCAGCGAGCGGTGATCGGCAACTCCACCGGTGGCTACTGCGCGCTCAAGTTCGCGCTGCGCAGGCCGGATTCGTACCGCACGGCGATCTCGCTCTCCGGCTACTACGCCGCGCCGACCGATGTCACCACCGGTGACCTGTTCGGCGGCAACGAGCAGCTGGAGCGGGAGAACGACGTGCTCTGGCGGCTGCGGAACACTCCCCCGTCGCCCGTCGCGCTGCTGCTGGCCACCAGCTACAACGAGCAGAACTACCCGGCCACCCAGCAGATGGTGGCCGCCTTCAAGGCGCCGACCAAGCTGGCCACCATCACCCTCGACAGCGGCGGCCACAACTTCCACACCTGGACCCGGGAGATCCCGCCCGCGCTGGAGTGGCTCGGCAAGCAGCTGACGCCCGTTCAGCCGGTCTGA
- a CDS encoding LacI family DNA-binding transcriptional regulator yields the protein MSEALARRAATLEDVARAAGVSRSTVSRVINNIRNVDPELQQTVRDAVAATGYVPNAAARALVTRRAGAVALVMSSSAGQSAGQEGIFTDPFFGRVVSGMIGALRPLGVHPVLMLADDPAAREQVLSYLRQGNADGAMLVSTRADDPLPGRLLDAGLPTVLFGRPGEPLPGQVSWVDLRNVEGGRLAAEHLRARGCRRIVTIAGPAAISAGADRLAGTRAVLGDLPAVEGDFGQASGARAMERLLDEHPDLDGVFAANDLMARGAVAVLIERGRRVPEDVAVIGFDDSSAATVGLPPLSTVRQPVEEMAAEMTRLLLDRIADPLAGPGSVLFDPELVIRESA from the coding sequence ATGAGCGAAGCCCTGGCCCGGCGGGCCGCCACGCTTGAGGATGTGGCCCGAGCCGCGGGCGTGTCCCGGTCCACGGTGTCCCGGGTCATCAACAACATCCGCAACGTCGACCCGGAGTTGCAGCAGACCGTCCGCGACGCGGTGGCCGCCACCGGGTACGTCCCGAACGCCGCCGCGCGCGCCCTGGTGACCCGGCGGGCGGGTGCGGTGGCGCTGGTGATGTCCAGCTCCGCCGGGCAGTCCGCCGGGCAGGAGGGCATCTTCACCGACCCGTTCTTCGGCCGGGTGGTGAGCGGGATGATCGGCGCGCTGCGCCCGCTCGGCGTGCACCCGGTGCTGATGCTGGCCGACGACCCGGCCGCCCGCGAGCAGGTGCTCTCCTACCTGCGGCAGGGCAACGCGGACGGCGCGATGCTGGTCTCCACCCGGGCCGACGACCCGCTGCCCGGGCGGCTGCTCGACGCCGGGCTGCCCACCGTGCTGTTCGGCCGGCCGGGCGAGCCGCTGCCCGGACAGGTGAGCTGGGTGGACCTGCGCAACGTCGAGGGAGGCAGGCTGGCGGCCGAGCACCTGCGGGCCCGGGGCTGCCGACGGATCGTCACCATCGCGGGTCCGGCCGCGATCTCCGCCGGGGCGGACCGGCTGGCCGGCACCCGGGCGGTGCTCGGCGACCTCCCGGCGGTGGAGGGCGACTTCGGCCAGGCCAGCGGGGCCCGGGCGATGGAGCGGCTGCTCGACGAACACCCGGACCTGGACGGGGTGTTCGCCGCCAACGACCTGATGGCGCGCGGCGCGGTCGCGGTGCTCATCGAGCGCGGCCGCCGGGTGCCGGAGGACGTCGCGGTGATCGGCTTCGACGACAGCAGCGCCGCCACGGTCGGGCTGCCGCCGCTCAGCACCGTGCGGCAGCCGGTGGAGGAGATGGCGGCCGAGATGACCCGGCTCCTGCTGGACCGGATCGCCGATCCGCTGGCCGGTCCCGGTTCGGTGCTGTTCGACCCGGAGCTGGTGATCCGCGAGTCCGCCTGA
- a CDS encoding polysaccharide deacetylase family protein — translation MSLTRRTVLAGLAAGVLSSCAADPGPSEAPVASPSVSSSASSVRPRSVGSRGRDEVVAEYGAAVPTEWGLDVTGVVRSLPGGQGVALTFDACGGPGGSGYDRELVDALRRHAVPATLFVNSRWIEANPAVLRELAADPLFELGNHGTAHRPLSVTGRSAYGIDGTRDAGGVYDEVMVNHTALAALLGQPPRFFRSGTAHYDEVATRIVAELGERVAGFTVNADGGATFTAAQVRRALGEVQPGDVVIAHFNQPGHGTAAGFAAALPGLLDQGRKFVHLPKSG, via the coding sequence ATGTCACTGACCCGGCGGACGGTGCTGGCCGGGCTGGCGGCCGGGGTCCTGAGCTCCTGTGCCGCCGACCCCGGCCCGAGCGAGGCTCCGGTGGCGTCTCCGTCCGTGTCTTCGTCCGCGTCTTCGGTGCGTCCCCGGTCGGTGGGCTCGCGCGGCAGGGACGAGGTGGTGGCCGAGTACGGCGCCGCGGTGCCCACCGAGTGGGGCCTCGACGTGACCGGGGTGGTCCGCAGCCTGCCCGGCGGTCAGGGTGTCGCGCTCACCTTCGACGCCTGCGGCGGCCCCGGCGGCAGCGGGTACGACCGGGAGCTGGTGGACGCCCTCCGGCGGCACGCCGTACCGGCCACGCTGTTCGTCAACTCCCGCTGGATCGAGGCCAATCCGGCCGTGCTGCGGGAGCTCGCCGCCGACCCGCTGTTCGAGCTGGGCAACCACGGCACCGCACACCGCCCGCTCTCGGTCACCGGCCGTTCCGCGTACGGCATCGACGGCACCCGGGACGCCGGCGGGGTGTACGACGAGGTGATGGTCAATCACACCGCGCTGGCGGCGCTGCTCGGACAGCCGCCCCGGTTCTTCCGCTCCGGCACCGCGCACTACGACGAGGTGGCCACCCGGATCGTGGCCGAACTGGGCGAGCGGGTGGCCGGGTTCACCGTGAACGCGGACGGTGGCGCGACCTTCACCGCTGCCCAGGTCCGCCGGGCGCTCGGGGAGGTGCAGCCCGGCGATGTGGTGATCGCGCACTTCAACCAGCCCGGCCACGGTACGGCGGCGGGCTTCGCAGCCGCGCTGCCCGGACTGCTCGACCAGGGCCGGAAGTTCGTGCACCTGCCGAAGAGTGGGTGA
- a CDS encoding acyltransferase, which translates to MIRSAQSRTIHAGHVSGAVVRCGVSDAMLAELPVSVVFFYDKELDLDRLAAGLAEALGRVPLFGGRLRVGEDGLEIVCSDAGVPLVVSEAAETLPEAMSRMTLGSSGYVDHVEANRAHSGEAPLFTVRVSRLADGGTALGCSWHHVIGDVQSFMTLMRAWSAAVEGTEPPEVGIAGDRESFLDAVLPAEDSGRLGFRIPTATEAELLAHEFRTAPRANRTVQVYFTDAEVAAMKAAFGAATGRRLSANDVLTAHVVTTVRQLDEDAEARDLLLPVNVRRHLGIPAGQLGNLLGEVVLRCAPAGEAAALAGEIRSAVDEFATAHLSLRTNRDFLASVSRERLRDCVPLGFDPANRTFTLSSWSRAGVYEVAFEGHRPLAFSPGASVQLPWVAWLVEGFAGAGQLLTVVLPARLAARLRGEEGRAALHRYRDPAERLPELAVQMKKLA; encoded by the coding sequence ATGATCCGCTCTGCGCAGAGCCGCACCATCCATGCCGGACACGTGTCGGGGGCGGTGGTCCGCTGCGGGGTGTCCGACGCGATGCTGGCCGAACTCCCGGTCTCCGTCGTGTTCTTCTACGACAAGGAGCTGGACCTGGACCGGCTGGCGGCCGGACTGGCCGAGGCGCTCGGCCGGGTGCCGCTGTTCGGCGGGCGGCTGCGGGTGGGCGAGGACGGGCTGGAGATCGTCTGCTCGGACGCCGGGGTGCCACTGGTCGTCTCCGAGGCGGCCGAGACGCTGCCCGAGGCGATGAGCCGGATGACGCTCGGCTCCTCCGGGTACGTCGACCACGTCGAGGCCAACCGGGCGCACTCCGGCGAGGCGCCGCTGTTCACCGTCAGGGTCAGCCGACTGGCCGACGGCGGCACGGCGTTGGGTTGCTCCTGGCACCACGTGATCGGGGACGTCCAGAGCTTCATGACCCTGATGCGGGCCTGGTCGGCGGCGGTCGAGGGCACCGAGCCGCCCGAGGTCGGCATCGCCGGGGACCGCGAGAGCTTCCTGGACGCGGTGCTCCCGGCCGAGGACTCGGGGCGGCTCGGGTTCCGGATCCCCACGGCGACGGAGGCGGAGCTGCTGGCGCACGAGTTCCGCACCGCTCCGCGCGCCAACCGGACCGTCCAGGTCTACTTCACCGACGCCGAAGTGGCGGCGATGAAGGCCGCGTTCGGTGCCGCCACCGGGCGGCGGCTGTCGGCCAACGACGTGCTGACGGCCCACGTGGTGACCACCGTACGGCAGCTGGACGAGGACGCCGAGGCCCGTGACCTGCTGCTGCCGGTGAACGTCCGGCGCCACCTGGGCATCCCGGCCGGGCAGCTCGGCAACCTGCTCGGCGAGGTGGTGCTGCGCTGCGCCCCGGCGGGGGAGGCGGCCGCGCTGGCCGGGGAGATCCGGTCGGCGGTGGACGAGTTCGCCACCGCGCACCTGAGCCTGCGGACCAACCGGGACTTCCTCGCCTCGGTCAGCCGGGAGCGGCTGCGGGACTGCGTACCGCTCGGCTTCGACCCGGCCAACAGGACCTTCACGCTCTCCAGCTGGAGCCGGGCCGGGGTCTACGAGGTGGCCTTCGAGGGGCACCGCCCGCTCGCCTTCAGCCCGGGGGCCAGCGTCCAACTGCCCTGGGTGGCCTGGCTGGTGGAGGGCTTCGCCGGTGCCGGGCAGCTGCTCACCGTGGTGCTGCCGGCCCGCCTCGCCGCCCGCCTGCGCGGGGAGGAGGGGCGGGCCGCCCTGCACCGGTACCGCGATCCGGCCGAGCGGCTGCCCGAACTCGCGGTGCAGATGAAGAAGTTGGCTTGA